Genomic window (Amaranthus tricolor cultivar Red isolate AtriRed21 chromosome 7, ASM2621246v1, whole genome shotgun sequence):
GGATCCAAATTGACGTAAACCCTACAAGACAAATGGCACAAAAATTACCGTGTAAAACAATTACTTCGCTCTGGGTTCTTTTGTCATGAATTTCTGATAGTTGAAGTAGCCAGTAACTTTCTTAATTAATCCCCGAAGTTGAAGGATTATCTAAGCCATCTCCATCTTGGTCAAACGCTTCATTGTCATAGATAAGAAGGATCTTCCAATAGTATGCTATCAGTTCTGTGGAGGATAATATATTACAAGATAGAGAAGATGAGCACAAGGGAATTCAGTTGTAGAATTAAGTATCAAATCGATTACTATTTCGAATACTATCTTGTCCAGCCCCTAATCCCAAAAgaaagtaatttttaaaaagctaGTAGCTATAAGAGAATACAAAGTAAAGACAAACCACAAACAATAGCATTTCAGGGAAGTATCCACTACAAAGTAGgaacttttaagttttaactatATTAAAACATCAACAGAAACTGACATACATGAAAAGGACAAGGGCCAGTTAAACTGTATAACTAACAAGGCTAATATATTTTCTTCAACCAATGCTTTCATGAAGATGGGTTAGAAGTGACAAGCCGAAACTGCAGCAGCTACAGCCTACAGAAAATGGCTGCTCAGCAAGgtcaaaacaagaaaatatcAATATCAACCCTTTCTGGACATTGCTCGTGTATCGAATTTACAGTCAGTAAGTTTCACAAGTAATGACACATACATCTACTAAATCAAAGAAAGCAGTTCTAATCAGCAATGTGCATAGATTACAGGAACCTAGAACGAATAGGATCCGCTACGCTGAAGTATATATCATCCTTAAGAATCTTTTACATGGATCTCACTGCTCCGTCACCCCTTATCCCCATCCAATGCAATGCAAACCCAAAGACTCAATTATTTCATGTTCCTTTTACCTCTTTCTATCTGGATCATCTGTGATCTCACTCGGTTCTTTAAAAATATCTATATTCTTAACCTTTCATCCTAGGATCTGCTATCTCTTGAAGTTGGCATCAAACATGGCCGAACCCCTGCAATCAATTTATACATATAAGTGTCGTATGTGTTACTACACACCCACCTCAATATACAGACCTTTTATCATTCATCTCCAAAACATGAACTAGATTGTCAGTTGCGCAGTGACACTTAGTAATAGACCTGCTCTGCTGCTGATTGCAACTTAAAAGCAAACTTCTGCATAGTCAAACAAAGTCCCATGCCCGCGTACTTGGGGTCAGGACATGAAAACAATGGACCATGTTTGCATGTCGTTAGCCAACAGCAGAGTTTTTTCTGCTCATTTATCCAGTACTCTGTCCATGGGCCTACACTATCTCTTCTGTATTAGTTAGATCCAACTATAACCAGGTTCTTTGGCTGAGATTCTTTTGGTCATAGCTTTGCGAATCCTTGCTGCATCATCCCACTCCTCTCTTGCAGCGTATATACCAGAAAGAAGCACATAGTTCCCAGTATTTTGAGGCTCTAATACAAACAATTCCTGAGCGACAGATTCTGCAATTCTAACATTGTTATAAGTTCGACAGGCGGCAAGCAAGGCACCTAGAGCTCCCGGACGAGGATCCATTGGCATACTCTGAAGCATTTTATATGCTTGCTCCAATCTCCCAGCACGTCCAAGCATATCAATTACGCAAGCATAATGACCTGCATCTGGttgaatcttgtattcatttaTCATGCTTTCCCAATATGCTAAACCTTCTTCAACAAGTCCAGCATGGCTACACGCATTCAAAACGCCAACAAATGTTACGTAATCAGGTTCAACATTTTCCAATAACATTTTACGAAAAATCTCAAGTGCTTTGAGGCCATGTCCATGTGAAGCGAGGCCAGTTATCAATGCACTATAAGGGTACACATCCGGACGAGGAATCTTCTCAAAAAACTGACATGCTTTTTCAATGTTACCGCATTTAGCATGCATATCAACTAAAGAAGTTAGTACCCTCTCATTCCGCTCAATACCTTCCTGATCAACTAAAGTTGTGATCCAACTGGCCAAATCAGGACAACCTAATTGCGCTATCGCAGACATTACAGCAGTCATAGCATAAGGATCAGGCCTAACACGTGCTCTTTGCATACCATAAAAGTATTTCAATGCTTCATTTGGTACTCCATTTTGGGCATACCCACTAATCATAGCAGTCCAACAAACTAAAGTCTTCTCAGGCATAGCCTCAAAAATGATCCTCGCTTTATCCATCaacctatttttagtataccCAACTAGCATTGTCGTCCAAGAAACCACATTCTTATCATTCATCATATCAAAAATCAATTGAGCGGAATCTATATCACCACAATTTGCATAACCCACAATCATAGCATTCCAAGAAATCAAATTTCTGATAGGCATACTATCAAAAACCATCCGAGCATCGGTCATATCCTCCCCAATTCTAGCATATGCTCCAAGAAGAGCATTATAAGACACAACATCTCTTTGAGGCATTTCATCGAACACCTTACGTGCATAACCTAATTTCCCACATTTCCCATACATATCAATCAAAGCATTAAAAATTTCAATGATTGAACAAAATCCAGATTTAACAATACGACCATGAACTCCACAACCATAATTAAGATACCAGATAGCAGCACATGAGTTGAGAACAAAAGGGTAAGTGTAATTATCAGGTTTAAAATGAGAACGAACCATTTGCAGATACAAATGCAAAGATTCAAGGTAAAAAGATGGGGTTTTGGAGAAAAATCTGATTGAGCAATTGAAGAGATATACGGTAGTGTACTCTGAGAGAGAAGAGAATAGAAGACGGATGTGATGAGGAGACAAGGAAGTGTAGAGAGTAATGAGCGAAGAAGTGAAGGAGTAGTGTTCATGGAGATTTAGGCGTAGGATTTTTGCATGAATTTGTTTGAGATGAGAGATTGAATTGCAATTTTTCAATAGTGAATGAATTTGTAGCTGTGATATTCTCATGTTTGCAATGATAGTGTAGTGTAGCAAACTAGCAAATCCATATAATTTCTGGAATTTAGAGTTGATGAACAAAATCAGTTTGGTTAGTTGGTACTTGGTACTCCATCCTTAAATAGTTTTTGGTAAAAGACTTATGGTTTATGAGTAGTGATGGATTATTGAATTACCTTTAGTAACAATAGGTTGGGCAAATGGGTCATCCAAATCCATGATCACAACAGCCCTTCCTACAACAAAAAACTCAGTTTAGAAGAGACTTAGACTTATAAAATAGTTATCTCAAAAATGATATAAAGTATAAACAATACTATAAAGCTTATGTCAAAATTAAAAGACAAAGTACATTATTGTAATAAACTTATCATGATACAATACTTAACTATAGGCAAATTTTTCTAAACACAAGTTACTTTAATGAAGATGAAATGTACACATTCTACTTACTTAGCTTGTCAGATTTCACAACTACAACTATGAATATTGTAGTACATCTAGGTTCTGTTACTGTTACATTTCAAAAGTGCACATCACTACAGTCATTGGAATAATGAAACTGATGATTGGCCGAAAAATTAGCGGCTTTGCATAGAACGATTTTTGAGCTTGCATGTCAAGTAATTACAATATCTTGATAGAAGCTCATTTCTAGTTATTATGGACATTCATACAATTCTTTcagtaaaaacaaggccgcatggTATCGCATCGGCCGCATTGTAAAGGTAAGAGCAATAGATCTTGATCAGGGAAAAACACCCTAATAGTGTGAAGGTAGCAGTGTAGCACCGTTATGCTAGCTTTCCTGCCTTCATGGCAAGACATGCTTGATAATCCTGTAAGTGATCTAATCTCATGGCTGAAAGATAGATATATTTCTATCACTGTAGTTAGAATGTTAGACTAAAATAATAAACACCCTTAAGCTAAATTGTACAATCAATGCAAATAGGTTACCAGCTTCGACACTAACTTGGACAAAAGATATATTTAGTATACAGAGAGAGACGAATGGCATCGTAAAAAAAAACATGGGAgaaaacatatatacatatatattctgAATCAGAGAGAAACGAACCACAGCTCATAGACACTTAGCAATCTCTCCCACTCTACATTCTGCAAAGATCCACATAGTATATAGTACTCTCTCTTGCACTCTACATTCTGTATATAACCAAAATAAACTACATGACATTAACTTGAGAGGTTTTTGTGCTGTTGCACTTGTTCTAGAAAGTAATACCAACCTAGGAACACTGTTTTTCTGTGCACAAGTGACTGTGTAATACAATGTCTTAAATCGATAGAGAGCAATCAATAATAGCAACCACATTGGAACCTAGAACGAATTGGATCCGCTATATTGAAGTATATATCATCTTTAAGAATCTTTTACATGGATCTCACTGCTCCATTACCCCTTATCCCCATCCGATGCAATACAAACCCAAAGACTCAATTAGTTCATGTTCCTTTTACCTCTTTCTATCTGGATCATTTGTGATCTCACTCGGTTCTTTACAAATATCTATATTCTTAACCTTTCATCCTAGGATCTGCTACCTCTTGAAGTTGGTATCAAACATGGCCGAACCCCTGCAATCAATTTATACATATAAGTGTCGTATGTGTTACTACACACCCACCTCAATATACAGACCTTTTATCATTCATCTCCAAAACATGAACTAGATTGTCAGTTGCGCAGTAACACTTAGTAATAGACCTGCTCTGCTGTTGATTGCAACTTAAAAGCAAACTTCTGCATAGTCAAACAAAGTCCCATGCCCGTGTACTTGGGTCAGGACATGAAAAAGTTGGACCATGTTTGCATGTCGTTAGCCAACAGCAGAGTTTTTTCTGCTCATTTATCCAGTACTCTGTCCATGGGCCTACACTATCTCTTCCATATTAGTTAGATCCAACTATAACCAGGTTCTTTGGCTGAAATTTTTTCGATCATAGTTTTGCGAATCCTTGCTGCATCATCCCATTCCTCTCTTGCAGCGTATATACCAGAAAGAAGCACATAGTTCCCAGTATTTTGAGGCTCTAATACAAACAATTCCTGAGCGACAGATTCTGCGATCATAATCTTGTAAACACgcgtagtatcaactcaaccaaggcattaacagactacctaacacatgaccttatagaacttgtctatcttaaagtaagtgtgatcataatcGATCTTTGGAACTGGTAactcccttgaggtaacttaacttaggcgcacttctgactagcataaactactctagcattgaataaattttctatcaatgagtaaacgttctatcaatgtgtaaactttctatgaatgaataaactttctatccaTGAGTAACATTCtattagtggatcttttctccacTTCATGACATAGTGACAAGGCCAAGGGCGtgatcggccacccggcgcccatggaaaagtatgagctcataccccctccagttGACCCTCTTggatcctaccttcgggaaaaagacacactggggtaccaatccaatgaagaggccaccatattgggatTTGCaaagcccgcatggtaacacctcagtCAAGGGGTGGTATCGGCCACCGGGcacccaatgacaaaagtatgctaaTACCCCCTACAGTGATctcgtcggatctcacctaggggactattaaatgggaataactcccaCTTTCTACTATTAATGAGTGCCCTGGGATAGCAACCCACTGAGTAACTCAAACAAGATACGAAATTCACCTGTAAAgaagtcattctaactccaagtaaggcataattcaatttttaaataaataaggggatgGTCCCCGCCTTCTAATAATACTCTcgttctctaaactattctaagctcaAGGATGTCATAATCGATatctcttcatataaagtttacttactagtacctcatagttttgatacaatgcatattatcacaataaacaataaacaatgatgtCTTAAAGGAAAATCgtatataagggttagttactgcgtgtacgtacctgtaactGGCACTACATGACCAAAAATCACAAaagtcacccaactaaggttctaccttcctcttatcagatgggcacctatatagttaggaatagaactaatatgTCCCCTCAACTACTTTGTTAtaccaactaaataccaaagtaaccactatcacccattcaacatgagttttcgactactctagcacgcacataACTCATtaaatacaagtcaaaatcattaactcaacacaacataagtcttttcatcAATTCAAAAGTAAAAGTAAATGTGAATTGTTCCTTTACATCAAgtaattttgagtatatcggttcacgttacccaaaaataactaaccACAACTAAGTCTTACAATTTTAACATAACactaatataacgataaggaaaatcttagagttatcgaatcgcgatatcatttgttacattctccaaagctagaaataaatataatcaaaacaacacgacaagtaACCTTAACAACCCTCAACACTAAGTTGACACTATACTGATGGCCCTATTAAAATTAGGCATTTATaaattcaataacaacctaacaagagtacttgtaattcaAACAGTCAAACCATAACACTTAACAACTATTACTACCAACTGACAACTAACCATTTCCACTATCATACTACAACATTTAATCAATCAAGTAGGCCTTAAAACAAAGATTATCTAACAATCATCATaccaccaaaatatagcataaaaacacatacacCATTAACAATCTCCTCACTAAAtcaaaccctaatcatttcatGTCTAAAGATGACATTTTCAACCATTACCCGGTTCAAAAACTCAAGTAGCTAGTAAACTCAATAACAAAGTAATCATCAatttattaaagaaataatTAGGAAGTAAGGAATAGATGGCTCACAATTAGAGTTAGAGAAAGGGAGTGGAAGACAGCTTGTTGTGGTGGTGGTTTGCACGGTGGGTGGTGCGCACAGAGGCGGCACTGTGCTCGCAGAGGGGCTGCTGGTGTGCGGCTAGGTCTGGACAAGTGCAGCTTGTGCTGCTGCTCGTGGGAGGGTGGAAGCCGGCTGCTGCTTTGGTGGTGGCTACGGTGTAGGCGTGGCCTGATGGTGCTGGCAACCGCTGTTGGACCGTGAGGGAGAGGGGAGTgagagagagaagagaagagaggaaAGGGTGGCGTGAGGCTACTAGTGAGGTAAggagtgattttttttttttttcttaaaacccTAACTTCTCTTCTACTAGTATAATCTTCTAGTCAAGCCCAACTAAGGACATGTTCTCTTCGTCTGATTTGATtggatctgatctgaatttactaaggtctgatctgatctggtctgattcagtctgatttgatctgaatctttctgatctgatctgatctggtctgatctgatctgatctgatctggtctgttctgatctggtctggtctgatctggtctggtctgatctgaaactttatgatctgatctgaatagttataatgattattgttatttatttttagtattattattattattattattattattattattattattattattattattattattattattattattattattattatgattattattatgattattattattattattattattattattattattattattattattattattattaatattattattattattatttattattattattatgtcttattattaatattacatactacataattataatgattaataataataataatataataacaatactaataaaaataataataataataataataataataatattattattattattattattattattattattattattattattattataataataataataataataataataataataataataataataatataataataataataataataataataataataataatagtaataataataataataataataataataataataataatataataataataataataataataataataataataataataataatataataataataataataataataataataataataataataataataataataataataataataataataataatagtaataataataataataataataataataataataataataataataatataataataataataataataataataataataataatggtatggtttgatctgatctgatctggtctgatctggtctggtcttatctaatctggtctggtctgatctggtctgatctggtctggtctgatctgaaactttctgatctgatctgaacagttctgatctgatctgatctgatctggtctgatctgatctgatctgattccaataagaataagtaataagtcaaaaaaataagttgaagagaacaccTTCTAACAAACCCAGATTTATTtggtttatatataataatattaatttgaatttctttattttagtacctatttatttatttatttatttatttatttattattattattattattattattattattattattattattattattattactattattctttttattataattatgttgatatttaaattcgtatatacaagaaattaattattaaaactaattcaaaaaaataatttaaatgtaattataaaatttcacaattttattaaaataataattaatgacaTTGTAAAATGACGGGATGTTATAGGctacccccttaaaagaagttgtGTCCCCGAAACTAGAGAAATAAAGATATTCATCAaagaaatttgtatttttgatCACTCAAGGGGGTATTACTACCCTTGTAAGCCTAAAAAAATTGACTCGAGAAATCGTGACTTTATTGACACTACTAACAAAGAGATACCCAATCTATCAAAATAGTCATACATATTTCATTTCGAGTATTTACAATCACACAAATTGATTCAAACAACCGATTAAAAGCATGTAAGTATCACACAAAATTGACTCAAACAactaatcaaaagcatgtaaattTGTAATAAGTTGATATCATCGAGGAGAAAATGCGTGAAAATGAGTGAAATTCTATCGCATTCTACCCCCCCTTAAAACTAagttacgaccccgtaactcaTCTAAACTCAAGAATAAGACAATTTGAATCTTCTCTATGTCCTCATAAGGTCCTATAAATTTTGGCTTCACTTACTTTTACTAACAATTCTCAATACTCCTTTCATCGAGCGAACTCTCAATAGTAATCTCCTATAGTGCACGCATAATAACCTATAGTAGACCATCTTTCAAGTTTACTAAACATCACAAtcttttttttcacttatttATCTCATAGAACAGTTGACTCAATAGAACATTAGCTTAATTCACTTTAATTTACTCATTTCAAAGGTCATATATGAAAAGGTTGGATAATAGTATGATCTCAGAATAACAAATATGTCAAAGAGTTTTAGAGTGAGGAAGGTCATACCAGagcaattatattaaatatgatAAAATAAGGGAGCTCGCTAGGGTGGCACTAGACTTATCAAGTGACCTTATTCATAAAAGCTAATATGTTTGTATGACTACGATGCAGTAGGTTGAATTTGGATGATTGGATAACGTAAGATAGCATAATTATTACATGAAATAGCTTATTATTAGGACTTGTAAAGAAGGTTTAGTTCAATTACCATTacccaaaaaaaataacaaatttactTTAGAACAAGCTTCATGAGAACCACTTAAATGTTTTACAAACGCATTGATAAAGTTGATGGAGTAAGGATAGCAAATTCAATTTATAAAGTGGAATTTGACAACCATTGTCAACCAGTAGCTTGACAAACATTATAAACTTCTactaacaaataataacatgatATAAGTTAATTTCAAGACATTTTAACATAGAAAAGTTTTAGGATATAATTGTATACTACTAAAACTCCAATTTAAAGATAGTAACCTCACTTTAATACTTTAACAACTCAatttacatttaaaatatttatatttacttgAAAAGTTTAtctcggaaaaaaaaaaagaatcgaGTACTCAATGCTTTACTTTAAAACGTTAATGAGTTTTATATATGTACATGAGAACTTTAGTTATACAACTGAATCATCAGCTAAGTTATACATTTAGGAAGGCATTTTACGATAAACCTTTGAACAAGAACAATATAGAGTTTTCAAAGTGATTCAATCACTACATTCATAACTATCCCATCTATACAATCCTTTAATTCCATCGTAACAACCCATTAATACTATATTTGGATCATCAAACTTAACTAATATTCCCTAAATGATCCATACTACGATAAACATATAATTCTCTAAGTCCTTGCACTTAATCCAAGGAACAAGACACGAGTCTATCCGGTTTACTTAACATACCAGGGTCGGTTAAACGTTACCCCTAACTATACTTGACACTTTCGTGCTCTTGTATGCATTACACATCAATAACTAAACTTTCACGTTATCGGGTACATAATCTCTTTACTTAAAAACATACTTTAAGCTTTTACATAACTTCTTGATTATAATCTACGACTCAATACATGATTAAACCAAAACTCACACTGATGCTACAACGTTACAATTCATACAACATGCTACATGTGATACTTCAAGTACTTAATAAAGTAGATTTTGGTAATAACCAACATTGTTATACATAAATGATGATGGTATATCATTACATGCTTTGAGCTTCACAtactcaaattaattaatttacttaTCATAACATGATCCTAACATTTTACTTGAATAAACAAGCTCTTTTAATTAATGATGTATGATTAAATTGTACTATGACATGCTAAATTATACATTGTGACTCGATTAGGAAATTAACTAAtgcaaaaaaattcaatatataatccAATTAACTCAATAAATTATACATTGTGTTTCTATTTTGGAATTAGCATTTTATCATAGGTTTAGTGTAAGGGGAGTTTGGCCCTCAAAAGAATTACCTTTAGTACAACACTGGACCTATGATCTTTTGAAAGAGAGAGCTAAATCTGAATTGAAGGCAAGATCGATGGGCATTTGGAAGTTTGATTCAACTACATACCCAATTACTTCAAAGAAGGTGGAGAAGAACATTATTCAATTTCAACAACAAAATGTACTGCAACAAGATTATTTTTCTATCCCTTTGTCCCGAGGTTACAAGATACTTAGCGATTGGACATTCATAATGTATCAAAAGATGTaggtttacttttaattttattagtgcTGTTATGTTTTAAGACTTTTATTGTTTCCTTCTAAGAGTTTCATGTTACTAGTTATTAAAGTTCAATGTTCTGTCTTATAGTTATTGTTACttttctaacaatttcatttttactGATTTAAGTTCATTGTTGCAAAACAGTTTTTGAGTTCATTTGTTTCTGTCAAACCATTTAATGTTACCTTTTAACAGTTTGTTGTTGATCTACAATTTATTCTTTCTGTCTAACAGTTTAATGTTACTTTTTATCAGGAAATTGTTGAGGAATTAACGAAAATGAAAAGGAATATGGATATTGTTACTCAATATCATATGAGCAACTTCAAGAGACTAAAATGAATGACAACTTAAGCCACAACCTCAAATGGGCAGAAAAAGCGGAAAGACTCTCTATCGCCAattattttacaatattttctaACTCGAATGTTTGGAAGGAAATCAATGATGTAGTTGACAAACTCATGGATGTTAGGAAAAGATCTTCTAACATTGAGTTTccatcatttaatttaaggttaGAAGAATTGGAGAATATTAATGTTGGCTAAGCGAAGATGAAAGCGAATATTAACAAAGGGAAAAGAAGATGAATTGATGAATCGATGaattgaagaaattgaaatgTTGTGTTTGAAAAactcatttggttaatactttTGTCATGATGTAGTTTTAAAAGATGTGTTTTTGAATGACTTAGTTACCTTTGGGATGATACTTTGAAATGATGTAGTTTGAAGTTTAGCAACATATAAGTTGCAAAAAGTATCATTTATGCATCTAATATATTATTCTTAGTGTATCATTCAATTTATGTTAGATTAAATACGTTGTGGGTAATATTTTTGTCATCTAGTTTTAAAAGATGTGTTTTCGAATGACTTAGTTGCTTTTTGGATGATACTTTGAAATGATGTAGTTTGAAAATAGTGTATGCTAAACAAGTAACTGTTTATGAAGTTTAGCAACATACACTAGTAGAAAAATCCTTATTTGTATCTTGTATTGGGGGTTACTAATAAGAGTAttacaaataacacattatttgtatcgtttgaaaccaaagataaaaataatagttatttgtatcgtttgtttgAACCTAAGACACAAATaaccttttttaaaaattatatacatatatatatatatatatatatatatatatatatatatatatatatatatatatatatatataggagaaATCCAATGAAAAGagtgttgaaaatgagaagggtaagaaggattctacacccttgatttcactaaaataaaaaaatatatggtcacgattgaaccaaaaacacataattataaaagtaactatgttacaaagaaaagtaactatgacataaatttttagaatgtttttactttataacatagtatcattttttgtatatatagtaacaaaacaaaatcaaacaaaaatccttctcatccttcttattttaaaatcttttttatttgatactacatctacctatatatatatatcgtccaagaatataatatatatttatagaggCTACTCGAGGCTATAATTTACGATTGAATAATACATTAATTAGAAAATGTTCTTTATACATAAAAGTAGTACTATTGCTTGTACAAAAATTACATTTAGTTTAACAAAAAGTTCGATTTAAAGAACTTTTCCCATTGCTTACGAACCTTATCTATTTCATCTTCACTATATGTGTTTGATCTTGCAATATACTCCTTCAGTGTTGTACTGAAGATTTCAAATATCCCTTAGAAAAAAGTTGGAAATGTAAAGTGTTAAGCATATTAGGATAGTAAAATATACTTTCATATCCAACTACTAGATCATAACTAATCCTCATCAAAATCTGAAACAACATCAAAATGCCatgtttgaaaataataatttcttttgaaaatttagaattggctaaaatttattgtttggcaatcaaaacttttcaaatttggatttgaatcaaattccacaatgatttttaaagtagttaaagttgagaatttgagaatgaatacccaaaccttgtcattctcaaattcttcatttataatttcataattaaaatccataatttgaaatgaaatacttattcccaaacactacataaaagaatttgaaaataaagaaaactaaCCTCAAGTTCATTTGCAATTATATCAATATCAGCCGCATTGATCATTACAGCAGCAAATTCTTTTTCCCTAGTAgttgattaaaagaaaattaatctaAAGCTACTGGAAGAGTGATGGAATGGCACGAAGCATTTTTGTGTTTTGGGGAGTCAAAGTACAATTTATCTTTAGGACCAAATGATGTACATGTTAAACCAATTTGTCCATATATGCCATGCCAATTTGTTCACACCACCAAAGCAACACCAGAAAAACAACCCAgtagatgttgtttttgatttgtttgttgaaaagaaaagaaaagatagTACCACAAAACCAGCATAAATACATAATAGGAAAGGAGCTATTCTAA
Coding sequences:
- the LOC130817669 gene encoding putative pentatricopeptide repeat-containing protein At5g37570, giving the protein MRISQLQIHSLLKNCNSISHLKQIHAKILRLNLHEHYSFTSSLITLYTSLSPHHIRLLFSSLSEYTTVYLFNCSIRFFSKTPSFYLESLHLYLQMVRSHFKPDNYTYPFVLNSCAAIWYLNYGCGVHGRIVKSGFCSIIEIFNALIDMYGKCGKLGYARKVFDEMPQRDVVSYNALLGAYARIGEDMTDARMVFDSMPIRNLISWNAMIVGYANCGDIDSAQLIFDMMNDKNVVSWTTMLVGYTKNRLMDKARIIFEAMPEKTLVCWTAMISGYAQNGVPNEALKYFYGMQRARVRPDPYAMTAVMSAIAQLGCPDLASWITTLVDQEGIERNERVLTSLVDMHAKCGNIEKACQFFEKIPRPDVYPYSALITGLASHGHGLKALEIFRKMLLENVEPDYVTFVGVLNACSHAGLVEEGLAYWESMINEYKIQPDAGHYACVIDMLGRAGRLEQAYKMLQSMPMDPRPGALGALLAACRTYNNVRIAESVAQELFVLEPQNTGNYVLLSGIYAAREEWDDAARIRKAMTKRISAKEPGYSWI